From the genome of Pukyongia salina, one region includes:
- the ruvB gene encoding Holliday junction branch migration DNA helicase RuvB: MNEHLDPTGEQLSPQELDIEKKLRPLTFDDFTGQDQALENLQIFVQAANLRDEALDHTLFHGPPGLGKTTLAHILANELDVSIKVTSGPVLDKPGDLAGLLTNLEERDVLFIDEIHRLSPIVEEYLYSAMEDYKIDIMIETGPNARTVQINLNPFTLVGATTRSGLLTAPMRARFGIASRLQYYSTELLTTIVQRSAGILKVPINMEAAIEIAGRSRGTPRIANALLRRVRDFAQIKGDGNIDIKIAKYALEALHVDAHGLDEMDNKILTTLIDKFKGGPVGITTLATAVSESSETIEEVYEPFLIQQGFIVRTPRGREVTEAAYKHLGKLKGGSQGGLF, encoded by the coding sequence ATGAACGAACACCTGGATCCTACCGGAGAACAACTTTCACCTCAGGAACTTGATATTGAGAAGAAATTACGTCCGTTAACCTTCGACGATTTTACCGGACAAGACCAGGCGCTGGAAAATCTTCAGATCTTTGTTCAGGCTGCCAATCTTCGAGATGAGGCACTGGATCATACCTTGTTCCATGGTCCACCCGGCCTTGGAAAAACTACCCTCGCACATATACTTGCAAACGAACTGGATGTCTCCATAAAAGTTACTTCCGGGCCTGTGTTGGACAAGCCGGGTGATCTCGCGGGATTACTTACTAACCTGGAAGAGCGCGATGTCCTCTTTATAGATGAGATCCACAGGCTAAGCCCTATCGTAGAAGAATACTTGTATTCGGCCATGGAAGATTATAAGATCGATATTATGATAGAGACAGGGCCAAATGCCCGTACAGTCCAAATAAACCTCAATCCGTTCACCCTAGTGGGTGCAACCACACGCTCGGGTTTGCTTACCGCACCTATGCGTGCCCGCTTTGGGATAGCCTCCCGATTGCAATATTACTCTACCGAGCTCCTTACCACTATAGTACAACGAAGCGCCGGGATACTAAAGGTCCCTATCAACATGGAAGCAGCCATAGAAATTGCAGGCCGAAGCAGAGGAACACCCCGTATAGCAAATGCTCTACTCCGCCGCGTACGAGATTTTGCCCAGATAAAAGGTGATGGTAACATCGACATTAAGATCGCTAAGTATGCCCTGGAGGCACTGCATGTAGATGCACATGGCCTGGATGAAATGGACAATAAGATATTGACCACGCTTATCGATAAGTTTAAAGGAGGTCCGGTTGGAATCACAACTCTGGCAACTGCTGTTTCCGAAAGTTCGGAAACCATAGAAGAGGTTTACGAACCATTTTTAATTCAGCAGGGCTTTATAGTGCGTACCCCGCGTGGACGCGAAGTTACCGAAGCGGCATATAAACATCTCGGGAAGTTAAAAGGCGGATCACAAGGCGGATTATTTTAA
- a CDS encoding MATE family efflux transporter, giving the protein METLKKIIKYLPQAIAGKDQDFTSGSIRKAIFLLSVPMVLEMMMESVFFLVDAYFVSSLGANAIATVGLTESVLTLVYAIAIGLSMGVTAIVARRIGEKNVSGASKAAVQSIFLGIALAVIVSVIGILFPKEILGLMGGETDLIEEGYGYTQILLGGNVTIMLLFIINAIFRGAGDASVAMKVLIFSNLLNIILDPMFIFGFGPIPAYGVKGAAIATTIGRGSAVILQLVILFYGWSRIKVGLKDVVFRLGIMLNLIRVSLGGIGQFIIGTSSWVFLMRIMAEFGSEVLAGYTIAIRVLMFTLMPSWGMSNAAATLVGQNLGAQKPDRAESSVWKTGKYNVWFMAAVSVFYLLFAEMILKIFSDDPSVIENGALSLRIIAAGYVAYAYGMVIVQAFNGAGNTRTPTIINFFCFWLFQLPFAYLAAIVFDWGVNGVLWAITSAEVLIAIIGIIWFKKGNWKTVQV; this is encoded by the coding sequence TTGGAGACCCTTAAAAAGATTATTAAATATCTACCTCAGGCGATTGCAGGAAAAGACCAGGACTTTACTTCAGGAAGTATTAGAAAGGCGATCTTTCTCCTTTCGGTACCCATGGTGCTGGAGATGATGATGGAATCTGTTTTCTTCCTGGTGGATGCGTATTTTGTTTCTAGCCTGGGAGCAAATGCCATAGCTACAGTTGGACTAACCGAATCTGTACTCACCCTGGTATACGCAATTGCGATTGGATTGAGTATGGGAGTAACCGCTATCGTGGCAAGGCGTATTGGAGAGAAGAACGTTTCCGGAGCTTCAAAAGCGGCTGTACAATCTATATTTCTCGGGATCGCACTGGCCGTAATAGTGAGTGTTATAGGAATTTTATTTCCGAAGGAAATCCTCGGCCTTATGGGCGGGGAAACAGATCTTATTGAGGAAGGTTATGGGTATACCCAAATATTGCTTGGTGGGAACGTAACCATTATGCTGCTGTTCATCATCAACGCGATCTTCCGTGGGGCTGGTGATGCGTCTGTGGCGATGAAGGTATTGATCTTTTCAAACCTTCTAAATATTATCCTGGACCCCATGTTTATCTTCGGTTTTGGTCCTATTCCTGCCTATGGAGTAAAAGGTGCGGCGATTGCAACAACTATAGGAAGAGGAAGTGCGGTTATATTGCAATTGGTCATATTGTTTTATGGCTGGAGCCGAATTAAAGTTGGCCTTAAAGATGTTGTGTTCAGATTAGGGATCATGCTGAACCTGATCCGTGTATCCCTGGGGGGAATCGGCCAGTTTATTATCGGGACATCCAGTTGGGTATTTCTAATGCGGATCATGGCCGAATTTGGTAGTGAGGTACTAGCCGGATACACCATTGCTATCCGCGTACTCATGTTCACTTTAATGCCTTCCTGGGGAATGAGTAATGCAGCGGCTACTTTGGTGGGACAGAATCTCGGTGCCCAAAAACCGGATCGTGCAGAGTCCTCGGTTTGGAAAACCGGTAAGTACAACGTCTGGTTTATGGCGGCTGTTTCGGTGTTTTATCTCTTATTTGCTGAAATGATCTTGAAGATCTTCAGTGATGATCCCTCGGTGATAGAGAACGGAGCCTTAAGCCTTCGTATCATCGCGGCGGGCTATGTAGCCTATGCCTATGGAATGGTGATCGTACAAGCTTTCAATGGAGCGGGAAACACACGAACGCCTACCATCATAAATTTCTTCTGTTTCTGGCTGTTTCAACTTCCTTTCGCTTACCTGGCAGCAATAGTTTTCGACTGGGGCGTCAATGGCGTGCTGTGGGCCATTACCTCTGCAGAAGTACTTATCGCAATAATTGGGATCATCTGGTTTAAGAAAGGTAACTGGAAAACGGTACAGGTGTAA